AGCGCTCTCTTGCCACTGACCTTCAAAACCTTTCAATGGAGCTTCGCAAGAAACAGTCAACTTATTTGAAGCGCCTCAGGCAGCAAAAAGAGGTGCAGAACAAATATTCCTTTTCCACTATTCAATGGGCCCAAATCTTTAGACTTGATTTTGCAATTTATAGGTTGTGCAATTCATCGTCTCATCTTTTGGAACTTGAAAGGCATAGTTCTATTATACTGAGTAAAACTGCATCGCTCAATGCTGCTTCCTTTCGTTTAATAATATCTTGGACTGATCTCTTTTTGTACTTATAAAacttataattttgttttaaaaaaatcctgTTATTATTTTGTGACATAGGGTCAAGATGGGGTTGATTTAGAGATGAATCTAAATGGAAGTAGATCTGAAATGGACGACGACGATTTGGACAACATGGTATGTGCTTTTAATCTTCTCCTTTGTGCATTTGGTTAAACTAATTACATGCAATATTGGATCACATGAATATGTCACTCCAAGTTTTTTGTACCGTTTAAATTTGTTCTGGAAACTTAGCTCTGTGTTATGCGTGAACCCCCCCCACgccccttttctcttttctgtcaaaaaatatcaaaaattgaCAGTAGTCAGTTGAGGTCTTCATGCTTTCTTACCTCAGATGAAGACCAATAATGTCTATATAATATGTTAGGTATTTAGTGAGCACCAGATGTCCAAGCTCAAGAAAAGCGAGGCGATCACAGCAGAAAGAGAACAAGAGATCCAACAGGCAAGTGAAAGCTCTTTACACACTAGTATACAAAATAACTTCACACAGACCTGAtgctattttcttatttaattaaaactagTATTTTCATTCTtcctatattttcttttgtaggtTGTGGAATCGGTAAATGAGCTTGCTCAGATTATGAAGGATTTGTCAGTACTTGTGATAGACCAGGTCAGGAACCTTTTTCCTGTAATAAGTCCACAACTCTCTCACATATCTAGGCTGATTAATTTAGTGTCTCTCTACAAGCAGGGTACCATTGTTGATAGAATAGACTACAACATTCAGAGTGTGGCAACCACGGTGGAGGAGGGGCTAAAGCAGCTAGAAaaggtcctctcttctttccccatttttcattttattccggagtttctctctctctctctctctctctctctctctctctctctctctctctctctctctctctctctctctctctcctccctctctctctctctctctctctcctccctccctccctccctccctctctctccctccctccccctccccctccccctccccctccccctccctccctctctctctctctctctctctctctctctctctagttttaTATAGCAATGTGATGTTGGGTGCATGGGGCTTGCAGGCAGAAAGAACACAGAAAAAAGGGGGGATGGTGATGTGCGCTACATGGCTCATCATCATGTGCTTTATCATGTTGGTCCTACTAATCCTAAAGGAGATATTCTTTTGATCCCTGAGCTCTGTTATCTCCTGATTTTTCCTTACATTCTAATTCTGACCCTCCCCTGAGAGACTTTTAACATACTCAGAAATGGTGATATGCTGTGCTGTGCCTGCAGAAGATCACATGGGGGGTTTTGAACTGCCTCACTATACTTGATAAAGAGACTACctatttatttggttttttcattttcctgGTTTTTGGGAAGGGGAAAAGTGGCCAGGAAATGTATAGAGCCTGCTATTGTATGCTGTTCCTTGGGGTGTTCGCTAATGGGACCTATTATTGATTGTTTTGATTTGTCGGGGAGTGGCGGCGGCTTGGTTCCTCTTGGTGGGTCTATTTACACGGGAGCTGAGGCCGTTCTATATttttgtattgattttttttctcaagcaATAAAGTTGAATACATCCATTTAGTACCTCAACTTTTGGTATGCAATTTGAAGCTTCCTCCACAAAAGAATTCATCCGGAAAATCTGTTAGACCTAAACTGTTGCTACAGCTTTACGATATGAAATTTGGATCTACGTGTTCATGTGTTAAGATGTAATGCTAGGACGTTATCAACTTTTTGATCAAGAAGAATTTGTTAGAACATTTGAAGTCCTTTTTATCCCGAGAGGACAGGTACCAATTTGAGGACCATTACATGAACTATTTGTTTGCTCCAATAAATTTCGATCCAAAGCATCTAAAAGAGGGATTGAGATTCCTTGCAATTGATTGCCCCAATTGTAGTGTAATTGGAGTTGTAATTGAGAGAAATCCTGATGGGACTCTTGCGTCCGAGCACTTACTTGGATAGGTGAATTCTTCGATAGCCTTTTACAATTGCAATCAGTTTGGGCAAACAATAGGAAATTAGTGTAATGCCATCATAACAAATGCTTATTATTATAGGTCTATTACTTCAGCAGAGAAGTTATAAGGGTGTCACTATATCGTCTCTACAAGTTATTGGTGCAACCATTCTTGGTAAAGGCGTTGCCTTcaaaagtataaaaattaattttataatctAATCTAAGATTGAAAAGTAATTCCCGTGGAAATagaggaaaataaataatacatatTCGGAGGGTTTGGAATAAGAATTAATTAAATTCCTGAGATAAAACGAACAAAGCAGCTCTCGTAGCTCAGTTGGTTAGAGCACCCGTTTAGTAAGCGGGAGGTCTTGAGTTCGACTCTCAACGAGAGCAAATGTCGCCTTTCTATTTGCAGTTTTGCACCAAGCCTACGGCcctacattttcatttttccgtCCCATTCCTCTGTAATAAAAAGCTCCAAGGTTTATATCCCCCCCGCCCAACAGTCTAGCATGGGAGGAAAACAACCTACGGAATATGGAAAGGCTAACAGAACCGCTACACCAAAATTACTCGAACATGGTTCCTGCTATTTTGTCATGGAGAGACTCTTCCCTCCCCGACTCAACCTACAATTTTTAGCCTTCCTCTGCTGTTTTAGGTGCCTTCAACAAAAGCCAAACCACTTCATCTGATTGCAAAAGTATGAAAGCAAAAAACATGTTTCAACCCCGAATCTCAACTTTTAACTGTAATCAGTCTGAGACTGACTGAATAAATAATGACAGATTCTATTGAAATGAATTGAGttaaaattacaacaaacagTTTCTTTGAATTACAAAACCCGCTTTCCCAATTATTGCTTGAATGCAACCCCAAGTGGAGTCACTAACAGTAACCCAACCCCACATCAACAGACCAATCAATCATTGGTTACAGTAAATAGTTAGTAGCTAAGCAAGAGCCCGGCTGGAAACTAGTTCTAATTCTTCTTTTTAGAGCTGATCAAATCTGAGGCACTGAAAGATCTCTCAACAAGACCAGAGAGTGGCAACTTCAGGTCAAAAGTCAGCCTCTGAAGTATCAGTGACAATGACATCACGTCTGACATGGCTCTATGAGCTGAACCAACCAATGGAATTTGATAGTGCTCACGAagggattgcaatgaaattctTGAAGAAAGTTTTGAACCTGTCAACAAAATCAATATCGAGTCTTTAATACCTCCTTAATAGCATGCGGTGGCAGacaaacaaacacacacacactcacataTAGAGAGAGGAGGGAGAGATTGACCTTTGGACTTCATCAGCTCGCGTGCCAAAGGCAGCGTATCCACAAACAACCAATTTGAAGGAATCTCTGTGGAACAGCGACTAAATTCTTTAAGCAAAAAGGGTACATCAAAAGTGCGAGCATTGTGAGCAACCAACAATGTGTATCCGTTAGGTTTCTCACGGCTTCTGACATACTGCAGTAAGATTGGTACCAGGTCCTCCATCCTGCATGAGATTACAGTTAACCGACTGTCTCATTAGTGAATAGGATGGTGCTCAATCACCTAGTATGAATAAACAAGCGGGTCTCCAATCTGATCGAAAAttagatgaaaataaataacCATGCAAGTACTTTGTGATAGAAGATGCCGTCTTGCCTGGGCCGTAAACCCTCATTGGCAAAAAACCAGAACCCTGGGTTCAAAACCACTCCCCAAGGTAACTCACTAACATCGAACCTTAGAACCCCACAAAAGAGATTAGGAACTTGAGAGACCTAAATGACAAGTTACAGACacaaagaaacagaaaacataAATTCAACCAAACATTCAAATACTACAAAATTAAGTCATCCAGTTTATTGACAATTTAAATCTATAAGCAACATCATTTCCAAAatgaggaggggggggggggtcgcCAGAGAAAAATGTTTACCATTGAAGTGCCTCACTTTCACTCTGCTGATCCCAACCTAACAAATTTTCCTACTAATAGTCTAATCAAAcgacattaaaaaataaaattagagaacCAAGTTGCAACAATTGCaaacttctctttctttctttttattttatgtgggTTAGAAAGTTACACGCGCATCCAGTCTTGAACTTACAACCTTACTTTCAAACCATTCTTATAGGAGAAGGAAGTATCATTTGAGTTAGAGCTCATTGGCTAAACAGTTGCAGATCCACTTTTATAA
Above is a genomic segment from Alnus glutinosa chromosome 12, dhAlnGlut1.1, whole genome shotgun sequence containing:
- the LOC133852274 gene encoding syntaxin-43-like, producing MATRNRTLIFRRYRDALKSVRVPSSYAAAAPSTGSRGGPVIELVNASLLNPNRSYAPLSTEDPGNSSKGALTVGLPPAWVDVSEEIATNVQRARIKMAELAKAHAKALMPSFGDGKEDQRLIEGLTQEITGLIKRSEKKLQRLSAAGPSEDSNVRKNVQRSLATDLQNLSMELRKKQSTYLKRLRQQKEGQDGVDLEMNLNGSRSEMDDDDLDNMVFSEHQMSKLKKSEAITAEREQEIQQVVESVNELAQIMKDLSVLVIDQGTIVDRIDYNIQSVATTVEEGLKQLEKAERTQKKGGMVMCATWLIIMCFIMLVLLILKEIFF